One Microbacterium marinum genomic window carries:
- a CDS encoding YbaK/EbsC family protein, with amino-acid sequence MSAHLPARSRLVHDAIRTAGIEGDIVVLPDAASTAVLAAQALGVEVGAIANSLVFQCDGTPLLVMTSGAHRVDTAALAARIGRGRITRATPEQVREATGQAIGGVAPAGHPAPLETLVDEHLATYPEIWAAGGTPHTVFPMTFTQLVALTGGRVVAVD; translated from the coding sequence ATGAGCGCCCACCTGCCCGCGCGCAGTCGGCTGGTGCACGACGCCATCCGCACCGCCGGGATCGAGGGCGACATCGTGGTGCTGCCCGACGCGGCATCCACCGCCGTCCTCGCCGCGCAGGCCCTCGGCGTCGAGGTCGGAGCGATCGCGAACAGCCTCGTGTTCCAGTGCGACGGGACGCCGCTTCTCGTGATGACCAGCGGCGCGCACCGAGTCGACACGGCCGCCCTCGCCGCGCGGATCGGGCGCGGCAGGATCACCCGCGCGACGCCCGAGCAGGTGCGCGAGGCGACGGGCCAGGCGATCGGCGGCGTCGCGCCGGCAGGTCATCCTGCTCCGCTGGAGACCCTCGTCGACGAGCACCTCGCCACGTATCCCGAGATCTGGGCCGCTGGCGGCACCCCGCACACGGTCTTCCCGATGACGTTCACCCAGCTCGTCGCCCTCACCGGTGGCCGCGTCGTCGCCGTCGACTGA
- a CDS encoding TetR/AcrR family transcriptional regulator has product MRRMPADQRREELIAAAIRVIARRGVPGATTRAIVAEADMPLGAFSYIFGTQEQLMTAVVESVIEQERFAAEVRAIDVSSMEAALRSGLDGYIDLLRTHPDHELALFELGLWARRRDADGQMRDQWTSYFAAAEQLLRYAAEVTGSVWTSPVPALARVLVAFADGITLAWLADQDTDAARATAAFAASSLARHAEPSTRRPLPGDSTHPEDRHAD; this is encoded by the coding sequence ATGCGCCGGATGCCGGCCGATCAGCGCCGCGAAGAGCTCATCGCCGCCGCGATCCGCGTGATCGCCCGCCGCGGCGTACCGGGCGCCACGACCCGGGCGATCGTCGCCGAGGCGGACATGCCGCTCGGGGCGTTCAGCTACATCTTCGGCACGCAGGAGCAGCTGATGACCGCCGTCGTGGAGTCGGTCATCGAGCAGGAGCGGTTCGCCGCCGAAGTCCGCGCCATCGATGTGTCGTCGATGGAGGCGGCGCTGCGATCGGGCCTCGACGGGTATATCGACCTGTTGCGCACCCACCCCGATCACGAGCTCGCGCTCTTCGAACTGGGACTGTGGGCGCGGCGCCGCGACGCCGACGGCCAGATGCGCGACCAGTGGACGTCGTACTTCGCCGCCGCCGAGCAGCTCCTCCGATACGCGGCCGAGGTCACCGGATCGGTGTGGACCTCGCCGGTGCCGGCACTGGCCCGCGTCCTCGTCGCCTTCGCCGACGGCATCACCCTCGCCTGGCTCGCCGACCAGGACACGGATGCCGCGCGCGCCACGGCCGCCTTCGCGGCATCCAGCCTCGCACGACACGCTGAGCCCTCGACGCGGCGCCCGCTGCCAGGCGACTCGACCCACCCGGAGGACCGCCATGCTGACTGA
- a CDS encoding Glu/Leu/Phe/Val dehydrogenase family protein: MTHTLPLPEFRHERVEVITGRRSGLVLTVALHSSILGSALGGARLWRYPHWSDAMGDALRLSAAMTLKNAAAGLDAGGGKSVIALGPEDVLDADRRRAAFLDLGDAVDAFGGLYRTAEDVGSTTEDMLVVSERTPHVIGLPSSVGGSGEPAGPTSRGVYAALRATLERVAGSGDVAGRRITISGLGQVGSRLAVRLSSEGAVLTVTDVNPAKMSLAAELGATWVEPGAEQLVPADVFVPAGIGGVLTDEVIDVLAARAVCGPANNPLADRAGADRLAGRGILYAPDFVANAGGVIYLDVEAKHPGHRDEIASRIDGIGDTVRRLFDEAEARGVTPLDAAEAYAAERLAAGARETAGV, from the coding sequence ATGACGCACACCCTGCCCCTGCCCGAATTCCGCCACGAACGCGTGGAGGTGATCACGGGTCGCCGCAGCGGTCTCGTCCTCACCGTCGCGCTCCACTCGTCGATCCTCGGCTCCGCCCTGGGCGGCGCCCGACTCTGGCGCTACCCGCACTGGTCCGACGCGATGGGCGACGCCCTGCGGCTGTCGGCGGCGATGACGCTGAAGAACGCCGCCGCAGGTCTGGATGCCGGTGGCGGCAAGTCTGTGATCGCGCTCGGCCCGGAGGACGTCCTCGACGCCGACCGACGGCGGGCCGCCTTCCTCGATCTGGGCGACGCGGTGGACGCGTTCGGCGGACTGTACCGAACGGCGGAGGATGTCGGATCGACCACGGAGGACATGCTCGTCGTGAGTGAGCGGACCCCGCACGTGATCGGCCTGCCGAGCTCGGTGGGCGGTTCGGGCGAGCCCGCCGGCCCCACGAGTCGGGGTGTGTACGCGGCGCTGCGCGCCACGCTCGAGCGCGTGGCGGGGTCGGGCGACGTCGCGGGCCGCCGGATCACGATCTCCGGTCTCGGGCAGGTGGGCAGCCGTCTGGCCGTCCGGCTGTCGTCCGAGGGCGCCGTCTTGACCGTCACCGACGTCAACCCCGCGAAGATGTCGCTCGCCGCCGAGCTCGGTGCCACGTGGGTGGAGCCGGGAGCCGAGCAGCTGGTCCCGGCCGACGTCTTCGTGCCCGCCGGCATCGGCGGCGTGCTCACCGACGAGGTCATCGATGTGCTCGCGGCGCGCGCCGTGTGCGGCCCGGCCAACAACCCGCTCGCCGATCGCGCCGGCGCCGACCGCCTCGCCGGGCGCGGCATCCTCTACGCGCCCGATTTCGTCGCGAACGCGGGCGGTGTCATCTACCTCGACGTCGAGGCGAAGCACCCCGGTCACCGCGACGAGATCGCGTCGCGCATCGACGGCATCGGCGACACCGTCCGCCGCCTGTTCGACGAGGCCGAGGCACGGGGAGTGACCCCGTTGGATGCCGCGGAGGCCTACGCCGCCGAGCGTCTGGCCGCCGGCGCACGGGAGACGGCCGGAGTCTGA
- a CDS encoding arginase family protein translates to MHEDQLWPRAGGWPAPTGPTDAVLVGLPAHRTSLSPTGAHATPAAVRDALRRFSGAVLGPTPVDVQTALRIADAGDVSEPDGREGEERVRTRVRELVADTGLLIALGGDNSVTYATAQGAGATGMITLDAHFDLRDGESNGSPVRRLIEDGLDPARIVQIGIADFANSIAYARRAADLGITVITLDDVRRRGADDVMIQALDIAGAAGPVHLDIDVDVCDRAVAPGCPASVPGGLQAWELRALVRGAASDPRVRSADIVEVDATADAADGRTVRLAALCVLELLAGRAIA, encoded by the coding sequence CTGCACGAGGATCAGCTCTGGCCGCGCGCCGGCGGGTGGCCGGCGCCCACGGGCCCGACCGACGCAGTCCTGGTCGGACTGCCCGCGCACCGCACCTCCCTCTCCCCGACCGGGGCGCACGCCACCCCCGCCGCCGTCCGCGACGCGCTCCGCCGCTTCAGCGGCGCGGTGCTCGGCCCGACCCCGGTCGACGTGCAGACCGCGCTCCGGATCGCCGACGCCGGCGACGTCTCGGAGCCCGATGGCCGCGAGGGCGAGGAGCGCGTCCGCACGCGGGTGCGTGAGCTCGTCGCCGACACCGGTCTGCTGATCGCGCTCGGCGGCGACAACTCCGTGACCTACGCCACCGCGCAGGGGGCGGGAGCGACCGGAATGATCACCCTCGACGCCCATTTCGACCTTCGCGACGGCGAGTCGAACGGGTCGCCCGTCCGACGCCTGATCGAGGACGGCCTCGACCCCGCGCGGATCGTCCAGATCGGCATCGCGGACTTCGCGAACTCGATCGCCTACGCGCGGCGCGCAGCCGACCTCGGCATCACCGTGATCACCCTCGACGACGTCCGACGTCGCGGCGCCGACGACGTCATGATCCAGGCCCTCGACATCGCGGGGGCGGCGGGGCCGGTGCACCTCGACATCGACGTGGACGTCTGCGACCGCGCCGTCGCGCCGGGCTGCCCGGCTTCGGTGCCGGGCGGGCTGCAGGCGTGGGAGCTGCGCGCCCTCGTGCGCGGCGCGGCATCCGATCCTCGCGTCCGCAGCGCAGACATCGTGGAGGTCGACGCCACGGCAGACGCGGCGGACGGTCGGACGGTGCGACTCGCGGCGCTGTGCGTCCTCGAGCTTCTCGCGGGGCGGGCGATCGCATGA
- the hutU gene encoding urocanate hydratase, whose translation MTDTTPTRTVRADRGNTRTAKSWGAEAAKRMLMNNLDPEVAEHPEDLVVYGGTGKAARSWEAFDAIVRTLDELEPDETLLVQSGKPVGVFRTHEWAPRVLIANSNLVGDWATWPEFRRLEHLGLTMYGQMTAGSWIYIGTQGILQGTYETFAAVARSLGRESLAGTLTLTGGAGGMGGAQPLAVTMNGGAVLVVDVDESRLRRRVEHGYLDEHTADLDAAIERALAAKAAGQARSIGLVGNAADVFPELLRRGIPVDIVTDQTSAHDPLAYLPSGVAFDDWKTEAAADPEGFTQRSRASMARHVEAMVGFQDAGAAVFDYGNSIRREAELGGYDRAFAFPGFVPAYIRPLFAEGKGPFRWVALSGDPEDIAKTDRAVAELFPEDAALHRWLEKAGEKVHFEGLPARICWLGYKERHLAGLKFNEMVASGELSGPIVIGRDHLDAGSVASPYRETEAMADGSDAIADWPLLNALLNTASGASWVSIHHGGGVGIGRSIHAGQVTVADGTPLAAEKLARVLVNDPGTGVMRHVDAGYDRAKEVARERGLTIPLLDA comes from the coding sequence ATGACCGACACGACCCCCACCCGCACGGTCCGCGCCGACCGCGGTAACACCAGGACAGCGAAGAGCTGGGGTGCGGAGGCGGCCAAGCGGATGCTGATGAACAACCTCGACCCCGAGGTCGCCGAGCACCCCGAGGACCTCGTCGTCTACGGCGGCACCGGCAAGGCCGCCCGGTCGTGGGAGGCGTTCGACGCGATCGTCCGCACCCTCGACGAGCTCGAACCCGACGAGACGCTGCTCGTGCAGTCGGGGAAGCCGGTCGGGGTCTTCCGCACGCACGAGTGGGCGCCGCGCGTGCTGATCGCGAACTCCAACCTCGTCGGCGACTGGGCGACGTGGCCCGAGTTCCGCCGCCTCGAGCACCTCGGCCTCACGATGTACGGCCAGATGACGGCGGGGTCGTGGATCTACATCGGCACGCAGGGCATCCTGCAGGGCACGTACGAGACGTTCGCCGCCGTGGCCCGCTCGCTCGGACGCGAGTCGCTCGCCGGCACCCTCACCCTCACCGGCGGTGCGGGCGGCATGGGCGGCGCGCAGCCGCTCGCGGTCACGATGAACGGGGGAGCGGTCCTCGTCGTCGACGTCGACGAGTCGCGTCTGCGCCGTCGCGTGGAGCACGGCTACCTCGATGAACACACCGCCGACCTCGACGCGGCGATCGAGCGCGCTCTGGCGGCCAAGGCCGCCGGGCAGGCGCGGTCGATCGGGCTCGTCGGCAACGCGGCCGACGTCTTCCCGGAGCTCCTGCGCCGCGGCATCCCGGTCGACATCGTCACCGACCAGACGAGCGCGCACGACCCGCTTGCCTACCTGCCCTCGGGCGTCGCGTTCGACGACTGGAAGACCGAGGCCGCGGCCGACCCCGAGGGCTTCACGCAGCGGTCGCGGGCGTCGATGGCGCGGCACGTCGAGGCGATGGTCGGGTTCCAGGATGCCGGCGCCGCGGTCTTCGACTACGGCAACTCGATCCGCCGAGAAGCCGAGCTGGGCGGCTACGACCGCGCGTTCGCGTTCCCGGGGTTCGTGCCGGCCTACATCCGTCCGCTGTTCGCGGAGGGCAAGGGCCCGTTCCGCTGGGTCGCGCTGTCGGGCGATCCCGAGGATATCGCGAAGACGGACCGCGCCGTCGCCGAGCTCTTCCCGGAGGACGCCGCGCTGCACCGGTGGCTCGAGAAGGCAGGCGAGAAGGTGCACTTCGAAGGGCTCCCGGCGCGCATCTGCTGGCTGGGGTACAAGGAGCGCCACCTCGCAGGCCTGAAGTTCAACGAGATGGTCGCGTCCGGCGAGCTGTCCGGGCCCATCGTCATCGGACGTGACCACCTGGATGCCGGCTCGGTCGCCAGCCCGTACCGCGAGACCGAAGCCATGGCCGACGGGTCGGACGCGATCGCCGACTGGCCGCTGCTGAACGCGCTGCTCAACACGGCGTCGGGCGCCTCGTGGGTCTCGATCCACCACGGCGGCGGCGTGGGCATCGGCCGGTCGATCCACGCCGGACAGGTGACGGTCGCCGACGGCACCCCGCTCGCGGCCGAGAAGCTCGCCCGCGTGCTCGTCAACGACCCGGGAACCGGCGTCATGCGCCACGTCGACGCGGGCTACGACCGGGCGAAGGAGGTCGCCCGCGAGCGCGGCCTGACCATCCCCCTGCTGGACGCCTGA
- the hutH gene encoding histidine ammonia-lyase: MPSAPVVLGDTPLTPDQVVAVARHDAPVEVSPAAFARVAETRALIERLADDPQPHYGISTGFGALATTFIAPDRRRQLQASLIRSHAAGTGPEVEREVVRALQLLRLQTLATGRTGVRPVVAETYAAMLNAGITPVVHEYGSLGCSGDLAPLSHIALAALGEGPVRTADGTRTDAAEALATAGIRPLVLEEKEGLALINGTDGMLGMLSLALADLDTLLATADLAAALSVESQLGTDAVFAADLMALRPQSGQAASAANLRRALADSPIVASHRDPAVCTRVQDAYSLRCSPQVHGAARDTLEHARTIAERELASAVDNPVVTPDGRVESNGNFHGAPVAYVLDFLAIAVADAASISERRTDRALDRTRSNGLPPFLADEVGVDSGLMIAQYAAAGIVSELKRLAVPASVDSIPSSAMQEDHVSMGWAAARKLRRAIDGLARVLAIEVVTGCRALDLRAPLQPAPVTGAVRDLVRTVVDGPGPDRFVAPDLEAVMQLVVSGDIARAAFGSFEGEHV, encoded by the coding sequence ATGCCCTCCGCTCCCGTCGTCCTCGGTGACACCCCGCTCACGCCTGACCAGGTCGTCGCCGTCGCGCGCCACGACGCTCCCGTCGAGGTGTCGCCCGCCGCGTTCGCCCGCGTCGCCGAGACCCGTGCCCTCATCGAGCGCCTCGCCGACGACCCGCAGCCGCACTACGGCATCTCCACGGGGTTCGGCGCCCTCGCCACGACGTTCATCGCCCCCGATCGCCGCCGCCAGCTGCAGGCGAGCCTCATCCGCTCCCACGCCGCCGGGACCGGTCCCGAGGTCGAGCGGGAGGTCGTCCGCGCGCTGCAGCTCCTGCGTCTGCAGACGCTCGCGACCGGCCGCACCGGCGTCCGACCCGTCGTCGCCGAGACGTACGCCGCCATGCTCAACGCCGGCATCACCCCGGTCGTCCACGAGTACGGCTCGCTCGGCTGCTCCGGCGACCTCGCGCCGCTGTCGCACATCGCGCTCGCCGCGCTCGGCGAGGGACCGGTCCGGACGGCGGACGGCACGCGGACGGATGCCGCGGAGGCGCTGGCGACAGCCGGCATCCGTCCCCTCGTCCTCGAAGAGAAGGAGGGTCTCGCCCTCATCAACGGCACCGACGGCATGCTCGGGATGCTCTCGCTCGCCCTCGCCGACCTCGACACCCTGCTGGCGACCGCCGACCTCGCCGCCGCGCTCTCGGTGGAGAGCCAGCTCGGCACCGACGCGGTGTTCGCCGCCGACCTGATGGCACTCCGCCCTCAGTCGGGACAGGCCGCCTCGGCCGCAAACCTCCGCCGCGCGCTCGCCGATTCGCCGATCGTCGCGAGCCACCGCGACCCCGCCGTCTGCACACGCGTGCAGGACGCGTACTCGCTCCGCTGCTCGCCGCAGGTGCACGGCGCCGCCCGCGACACCCTCGAGCACGCGCGCACGATCGCCGAGCGCGAACTCGCCTCGGCGGTCGACAACCCCGTCGTGACCCCCGACGGCCGGGTCGAGTCCAACGGCAACTTCCACGGCGCTCCCGTCGCGTACGTGCTGGACTTCCTCGCGATCGCCGTGGCCGACGCGGCATCCATCTCCGAGCGACGCACTGATCGTGCGCTCGACCGCACCCGAAGCAACGGGCTGCCGCCGTTCCTCGCCGACGAGGTCGGCGTCGACAGCGGCCTCATGATCGCTCAGTACGCCGCGGCCGGGATCGTGTCGGAGCTGAAGCGCCTCGCGGTACCGGCATCCGTCGACTCGATCCCCTCCTCGGCGATGCAGGAGGACCACGTCTCGATGGGCTGGGCGGCCGCCCGCAAGCTCCGCCGGGCCATCGACGGCCTGGCCCGGGTCCTCGCGATCGAGGTGGTGACGGGATGCCGCGCCCTCGACCTGCGCGCCCCGCTGCAGCCCGCGCCGGTCACCGGCGCCGTGCGCGACCTCGTTCGCACGGTCGTCGACGGGCCCGGGCCCGACCGCTTCGTCGCGCCCGACCTCGAAGCCGTCATGCAGCTCGTCGTCTCGGGCGACATCGCCCGCGCCGCGTTCGGATCGTTCGAAGGAGAACACGTATGA
- a CDS encoding SixA phosphatase family protein produces the protein MIELVIARHAKSDWGSAGLDDHERPLNARGRTDAPEMARRLADSGFRPERILSSTAVRARTTAEAFASALSAPLVLDAELYGAPGAKLLAAAAATALPRVMVVAHDPGMTVLADRLSGGGIGAMPTCAVARFVWDTDDWDVATALEPARWSIDTPRD, from the coding sequence ATGATCGAGCTCGTGATCGCGCGGCACGCGAAGAGCGACTGGGGCTCGGCAGGACTGGACGACCACGAACGACCCCTCAACGCTCGCGGGCGAACAGACGCCCCCGAGATGGCGCGCCGTCTGGCGGACAGCGGCTTCCGACCCGAGCGGATCCTCTCCTCGACGGCCGTCCGGGCACGCACGACGGCGGAGGCCTTCGCGAGTGCGCTGTCGGCGCCGCTCGTCCTCGACGCCGAGCTCTACGGTGCGCCGGGGGCGAAGCTCCTGGCCGCCGCGGCGGCCACGGCGCTCCCCCGTGTCATGGTCGTCGCGCACGACCCCGGCATGACGGTGCTCGCCGATCGCCTGTCGGGTGGCGGCATCGGCGCGATGCCGACGTGCGCCGTCGCGCGTTTCGTCTGGGACACCGACGACTGGGACGTCGCGACCGCGCTCGAACCCGCCCGGTGGAGTATCGACACCCCACGCGACTGA
- the hutI gene encoding imidazolonepropionase: MVTLLTGIAELTTNADAAAPTATIADAALLIEDGRVAWVGAAADAETAVAARDGGRLSTFGAVTAVSRSEHLEVVDVGGRAVIPGFVDSHTHLVFGGDRADEFEARMTGTPYAAGGIRRTVAATRAADEDVLRSRLAGFVSELHGQGTTTFEIKTGYDLTVAGEARLARLAAEVTEEVTYLGAHVVPEGAGRDDYVDLVCGPMLEAARPHVRWIDVFCESGAFTAAESERILRAGAAAGLGVRVHGNQLGTGPGVELAVRLGAASVDHCTYLTDADVAALAAGDTVATLLPGVEFSTRQPYPNARRLLDAGVTVALASDCNPGSSFTSSMPLMIALAVREMGMTVGEAVWAATAGGARALRRTDVGQLAPSARADLVVLDAPSRRHLAYRPGVPLVHRVYRGGEVIAAR, translated from the coding sequence ATGGTGACCCTCCTCACCGGCATCGCCGAACTGACGACCAACGCGGATGCCGCGGCTCCCACGGCGACCATCGCCGACGCCGCGCTGCTCATCGAGGACGGCCGGGTCGCCTGGGTCGGCGCCGCCGCTGACGCCGAGACAGCAGTGGCGGCCCGAGACGGCGGTCGTCTGTCGACGTTTGGGGCTGTGACTGCTGTCTCGCGGTCAGAGCACCTCGAGGTCGTCGACGTGGGCGGCCGCGCGGTGATCCCGGGGTTCGTCGACAGCCACACGCACCTCGTGTTCGGGGGCGACCGGGCCGACGAGTTCGAAGCGCGCATGACCGGCACGCCGTATGCCGCCGGCGGCATCCGACGCACCGTCGCCGCCACGCGCGCGGCCGACGAGGACGTGCTCCGGTCGCGGCTCGCGGGATTCGTGTCCGAACTGCACGGCCAGGGCACGACGACCTTCGAGATCAAGACGGGCTACGACCTGACGGTGGCAGGCGAGGCGCGACTCGCGCGCCTGGCGGCGGAGGTCACCGAGGAGGTCACCTATCTGGGCGCCCACGTGGTGCCGGAGGGCGCCGGGCGCGACGACTACGTCGACCTGGTCTGCGGCCCCATGCTCGAGGCCGCACGCCCGCACGTCCGCTGGATCGATGTCTTCTGCGAGAGCGGCGCCTTCACCGCGGCCGAGAGCGAACGGATCCTCCGCGCGGGCGCGGCGGCGGGGCTCGGCGTGCGCGTGCACGGCAATCAGCTCGGCACCGGTCCGGGCGTCGAGCTGGCGGTGCGACTCGGCGCGGCATCCGTCGACCACTGCACCTATCTGACGGATGCCGATGTCGCGGCGCTCGCGGCCGGTGACACCGTCGCGACTCTCCTGCCCGGCGTCGAGTTCTCGACGCGGCAGCCCTATCCGAACGCCCGCCGCCTGCTCGACGCCGGCGTGACGGTGGCGCTGGCCAGCGACTGCAATCCCGGATCGAGCTTCACCAGCTCGATGCCGCTCATGATCGCGCTCGCGGTGCGCGAGATGGGGATGACGGTCGGCGAGGCGGTGTGGGCGGCGACGGCGGGCGGCGCGCGGGCCCTGCGCCGCACCGACGTCGGCCAGCTCGCGCCGAGCGCGCGCGCCGACCTCGTGGTGCTCGACGCCCCGTCGCGGCGGCACCTCGCGTACCGTCCCGGCGTTCCGCTCGTGCACCGGGTCTACCGCGGCGGCGAGGTCATCGCGGCACGGTGA
- a CDS encoding IclR family transcriptional regulator, which translates to MHAATADPARPQVPAADQTLRILRFLAHQRGPVAAQTVATQLSIPRSTVYHLLAAMAAHGFVVHLESDRRWGLGTAAFELAGGYARQQPLARLGRPIVAQLADRAGESAHLAVMTGRDVMYIVEERAPRRPALVTDVGVRLPAHLTATGRAMLAALPREQVRALYPDAAAFTARTGRGPGRPSELRELLRETRRTGVATEDGEVTAGFRSVAVVVRDHAGWPAAAVAVTWQGDAGGAEPTRSGDDAASARIETLSALAASAAADLARRIGGR; encoded by the coding sequence ATGCACGCGGCGACCGCCGACCCGGCCCGACCACAGGTGCCCGCCGCCGATCAGACGCTGCGGATCCTCCGGTTCCTCGCGCACCAGCGCGGACCCGTCGCCGCGCAGACCGTCGCCACGCAGCTGTCGATCCCCCGGTCGACCGTCTACCACCTGCTGGCGGCGATGGCCGCGCACGGCTTCGTCGTCCACCTGGAGTCCGACCGCCGTTGGGGCCTGGGGACCGCCGCGTTCGAGCTCGCCGGCGGCTACGCGCGACAGCAGCCGCTCGCGCGTCTCGGCCGCCCGATCGTGGCGCAGCTCGCCGACCGCGCCGGCGAGAGCGCGCACCTCGCGGTGATGACGGGCCGCGACGTCATGTACATCGTCGAGGAGCGTGCGCCGCGGCGGCCGGCGCTCGTCACCGACGTCGGCGTCCGACTGCCGGCCCACCTCACCGCCACGGGCCGCGCGATGCTCGCGGCGCTCCCCCGCGAGCAGGTGCGAGCCCTGTATCCGGATGCCGCGGCTTTCACCGCTCGCACGGGTCGCGGCCCGGGGCGCCCGAGCGAGCTGCGCGAGCTGCTGCGCGAGACCCGGCGCACGGGCGTCGCGACCGAGGACGGCGAGGTGACCGCCGGCTTCCGCTCCGTGGCGGTCGTCGTGCGCGACCACGCGGGATGGCCGGCCGCCGCCGTCGCGGTCACGTGGCAGGGCGACGCGGGGGGCGCAGAGCCCACTCGGAGCGGCGATGACGCGGCATCCGCCCGGATCGAAACGCTGAGCGCCCTGGCGGCGTCCGCCGCAGCCGACCTCGCCCGGCGGATCGGCGGCCGCTGA
- a CDS encoding methyltransferase domain-containing protein — protein sequence MMTERYSHGHHESVLRAHTWRTAENSVAYLLPHLRPGGSLLDVGCGPGTITVDLARRVAPGRVVGVDASAEVIAQAHAHALAEVAPGVEFRVGGAYELDAADGEFDIVHTHQLLQHLARPIEALREFRRVAGPTGLVAAREVDYAGILIHPHIPALDEWLDILLRVGRGNGGEPAAGRRLKAWAREAGFTDVAVSASTWLFESDEQRAWWGGSWADRALHSSYADHALEQGVADRAALERIADGWREWASAPDGWLLMPHGEILARG from the coding sequence ATGATGACCGAGCGTTACTCCCACGGCCACCACGAGAGCGTCCTGCGGGCGCACACCTGGCGCACCGCGGAGAACTCCGTCGCCTACCTTCTGCCGCACCTGCGACCGGGCGGCTCGCTCCTGGATGTCGGCTGCGGCCCGGGGACGATCACCGTCGATCTCGCCCGGCGCGTCGCGCCCGGCCGCGTCGTCGGTGTCGACGCGTCGGCCGAGGTGATCGCTCAGGCCCACGCGCACGCGCTCGCCGAGGTCGCGCCCGGCGTCGAGTTCCGGGTCGGCGGGGCCTACGAGCTCGATGCGGCGGACGGCGAGTTCGACATCGTCCACACCCACCAGCTCCTGCAGCACCTCGCCCGCCCGATCGAGGCGCTGCGCGAGTTCCGGCGCGTCGCCGGGCCGACCGGTCTCGTCGCCGCACGCGAGGTCGACTACGCCGGCATCCTCATCCACCCGCACATCCCCGCGCTCGACGAGTGGCTCGACATCCTGCTGCGCGTCGGCCGCGGCAACGGCGGGGAGCCTGCCGCCGGGCGTCGGCTCAAGGCCTGGGCGCGCGAGGCGGGCTTCACCGACGTCGCCGTGAGCGCCTCGACCTGGCTCTTCGAATCGGACGAACAGCGTGCGTGGTGGGGCGGCTCCTGGGCGGACCGCGCGCTGCACTCCAGCTACGCCGACCACGCGCTCGAGCAGGGCGTCGCCGACCGGGCCGCCCTCGAGCGGATCGCCGACGGCTGGCGCGAGTGGGCTTCCGCGCCGGACGGCTGGCTCCTCATGCCGCACGGCGAGATCCTGGCGCGCGGATGA
- a CDS encoding SDR family NAD(P)-dependent oxidoreductase, with product MADAVVITGASSGIGAGFARRFAARGHDVVLVARRADRLEALAAELRSLHRVEAAVVAADLTDPAAPARIAADLADRGIRATGLVNSAGFGTAAAFAEEDDALVADEIQVNIAALTLLTRILLPSLIEARGLLVNVSSTAAHQPLPGLAVYAATKAYVTALTEAIWQETRGTGLRVLALCPGPTETEFFEVAGSETFKVGPSVSVDVVLDEAFAALDRRDPGPVHTVGAGNRAQGLLGRVSPRRLRLWVASRAVGSR from the coding sequence ATGGCGGACGCCGTCGTCATCACGGGAGCGAGTTCGGGGATCGGCGCGGGATTCGCCCGCCGATTCGCCGCCCGCGGGCATGACGTCGTGCTCGTCGCCCGCCGCGCGGACAGGCTCGAAGCGCTCGCCGCCGAGCTGCGATCATTGCACCGCGTGGAAGCCGCCGTCGTCGCCGCCGACCTGACCGACCCGGCCGCGCCCGCACGCATCGCCGCGGACCTCGCCGACCGCGGCATCCGTGCGACCGGACTCGTCAACAGCGCCGGCTTCGGAACCGCGGCGGCCTTCGCCGAGGAGGACGACGCCCTCGTCGCCGACGAGATCCAGGTCAACATCGCCGCCCTCACCCTCCTCACCCGCATCCTGCTTCCCTCGCTCATCGAGGCGCGGGGCCTCCTCGTGAACGTCTCGAGCACGGCGGCGCACCAGCCGCTCCCGGGCCTCGCCGTCTACGCCGCGACGAAGGCCTACGTCACCGCCCTCACCGAGGCGATCTGGCAGGAGACCCGCGGCACCGGTCTTCGCGTGCTCGCCCTGTGCCCCGGACCGACCGAGACGGAGTTCTTCGAGGTCGCCGGGTCCGAGACCTTCAAAGTCGGGCCGAGCGTGTCGGTCGACGTCGTCCTCGACGAGGCGTTCGCCGCACTCGACCGGCGCGACCCGGGCCCCGTGCACACCGTGGGCGCCGGCAACCGCGCGCAGGGCCTGCTGGGTCGGGTGTCGCCCCGACGGCTGCGCCTCTGGGTCGCCTCCCGCGCGGTGGGGAGCCGCTGA